One window of Ziziphus jujuba cultivar Dongzao chromosome 5, ASM3175591v1 genomic DNA carries:
- the LOC132803792 gene encoding flavanone 3-dioxygenase 3-like, which produces MEGAQGGSSSSSRGLFTSAMTLSQLGVSHVPQRYVLPPSQRPNPTTKYCPSANLPIVDLSSLQHPTLRPNVIHEIRMASKELGFFQVINHGIPHSVINHAMEAATEFFNLPIEEKMLLFSDYTHEPVRYGTSLNHVVDQVHYWRDFVKHYSHPISDWIHLWPSNPPTYKEKMGNYTKAIHVLQKQLMGLVFESLGLNPNYLEQEVENGAQVLAVNCYPPCPQPELTLGIPPHSDYGSLTILLQSCPGLQVMDSNKNWVSVPAIEGALIVQLGDQMEVMSNGQYKGVVHRATVNMANQRFSIASLHSLALSKKIGPAPQLVDEQHPKAYEEFSFQDFLDFISRNDIMKGRFIDTVKNNIP; this is translated from the exons atggaaggcGCTCAAGGaggttcatcatcatcatcaagaggTTTATTTACTAGTGCAATGACACTTAGCCAATTGGGGGTTTCTCATGTCCCTCAACGTTATGTTCTTCCTCCATCTCAACGCCCAAATCCTACAACTAAATACTGCCCTTCTGCTAATCTTCCCATTGTAGACCTTTCCTCTTTACAACATCCTACTCTTAGACCTAATGTGATTCATGAGATTCGGATGGCTTCTAAGGAACTAGGGTTCTTTCAG GTGATTAATCATGGAATTCCTCATTCAGTAATAAACCATGCCATGGAAGCTGCAACTGAGTTCTTCAACTTGCCCATTGAGGAAAAAATGCTTCTGTTTTCTGATTATACTCATGAACCTGTAAGGTATGGAACAAGTTTAAATCATGTTGTGGACCAAGTTCACTATTGGAGAGACTTTGTCAAGCACTATTCCCATCCGATCTCTGATTGGATCCACCTTTGGCCATCCAATCCTCCTACTTACAA GGAGAAGATGGGAAACTACACAAAAGCAATTCACGTGTTACAAAAGCAACTCATGGGACTTGTGTTTGAAAGCTTAGGGTTAAACCCTAATTACTTAGAACAAGAAGTTGAAAATGGTGCACAAGTCCTAGCTGTGAATTGCTACCCTCCCTGTCCCCAACCCGAGCTCACCCTTGGGATACCGCCACATTCCGATTACGGTTCCCTAACAATCTTACTCCAAAGCTGTCCAGGGCTACAGGTCATGGACAGCAACAAAAACTGGGTCTCGGTCCCGGCCATTGAAGGAGCTCTTATAGTTCAACTTGGAGATCAAATGGAGGTGATGAGCAATGGGCAATACAAAGGTGTTGTTCACCGAGCAACAGTTAACATGGCGAACCAGAGATTCTCCATTGCTAGTCTCCATAGCCTAGCTTTGAGCAAGAAAATTGGACCAGCACCACAACTTGTTGATGAACAACACCCAAAAGCCTACGAAGAGTTCAGCTTTCAGGATTTTCTTGATTTCATTTCAAGAAATGATATTATGAAGGGAAGGTTTATTGATACTGTTAAGAATAATATTCCATGA